A window of Limosilactobacillus sp. WILCCON 0051 genomic DNA:
AGCTGAGCTGAACAACGACTTTGTGATCGCCAATCAAAAACAGCGCAAGAACCTGATCAAATCTCAGATTGACGAGATCTTGGCAGAAAACGACTGGATCATCGACTGGGATGAGGACTTGTTGGAAGAAGTCAACAACTTGGTTGAATGGCCAACCTCATTTGCCGGTTCGTTTGATGAAAAATATCTGGTCTTGCCTGAAGAAGTCCTGATTACCTCCATGAAGGACAACCAGCGCTTCTTCTGCGTTCGCGATCATGAGGGCAAGCTTTTGCCGCACTTTATCGCGGTCCGCAACGGTAACAGCGACTACCTGGAAAACGTGATCAAGGGTAATGAACGGGTGCTGGTACCACGTCTGGAAGATGCCAAGTTCTTCTATGAAGAGGACCAAAAGATTACGATTGATCAATACGTGGCTCGCTTAAAGAAGGTCAGCTTCCATGACAAGATCAGCTCCATGTATGACAAGATGGCGCGGACGGCGGTCTTGGCCCAGCTGCTTGGTCAAAAGCTGAACTTTAGTGATGAAGAAATGGCGGACCTTGATCGAGCTGCTCACATCTACAAGTTTGACCTGACGACGCAGATGGTGGGCGAATTTGCCGAGCTGCAAGGGGTCATGGGTGAGATCTATGCCAAGCTGCTTGGTGAAAAAGCTGACGTCGCTGCAGCCATTAAGGAACACTATATGCCAATCTCTGCTGAAGGCGAACTGCCAGCCGGCAAGATCGGCGCGGTTTTGGCAATTGCCGACAAGCTGGACAGCATCATCAGCTTCTTTGCCGTTGATATGATTCCAAGCGGCTCCAACGACCCATATGCACTGCGGCGGCAAGCTTACGGAATTGTACGGATCATCGCTGCTCGCGGCTGGCATCTGCCGGTAATGGGGATGGCCGATGAGTTTGCAGAAGCATTGGCAGCTCAAGGACTGACGCCAGAATTTGACGTTTCGCACAATGCTGATCAGGTACACGCGTTCTTCTTGGACCGGCTCAAGCAGTTCTTCAACACGCAGGATCTGCGCTATGACGTAATCGATGCCGTTGTGGACACAAAATCCAACGACATTGCCAACGTCTTGGCAGCTGCCGAGACGCTTGACGCGCACAAGGACGATGATGGCTTTAAAGAAGACGTTGAAGCCTTGACGCGGGTACTGCGGATTGCCAAGAAGGCTGACTTTAAGGATGGCGTGCCAGCAGTTGATCCGGCCAAGTTCCAAAACCCATCGGAAACCGAGTTGTTTGATCTGGTGGCTTCCTTAAACAAGAAGTGGGGTACGCAGACGCTGGCACAAAACTTTGCTGATCTGCGGGCAATGGCACCGGCAATCACCAACTACTTTGAAGAGAACATGATCATGGACAAAGACGAAAGCATTCGGAGCAACCGGCTGGCACTTTTGCAACAGCTGGCTGATGATGTCTATACGCTTGGTAATCTTGACAAGCTGATCGTTAAATAGTTACGGTTTATCGAGCAAATGAATTGTATTGTCCCAGACTTGTGGTATCATGTTAAATA
This region includes:
- the glyS gene encoding glycine--tRNA ligase subunit beta, which translates into the protein MAHSYLLEIGLEEMPAHVVTPSIKQLHERVAQYLKEQRIDFAKIQEFATPRRLALLITGLADKQPDVNESVKGPAKKIAQDADGNWTKAAIGFTRGQGVSVDDIEFKEIKGVEYVYVEKHVDGKPVAEVLPGLKDVIEAMNFPTMMKWGRHSLQFVRPIRWLVSLLDDEVVPFSILDVTAGRMTRGHRFLGHDVEIKHAEDYEAELNNDFVIANQKQRKNLIKSQIDEILAENDWIIDWDEDLLEEVNNLVEWPTSFAGSFDEKYLVLPEEVLITSMKDNQRFFCVRDHEGKLLPHFIAVRNGNSDYLENVIKGNERVLVPRLEDAKFFYEEDQKITIDQYVARLKKVSFHDKISSMYDKMARTAVLAQLLGQKLNFSDEEMADLDRAAHIYKFDLTTQMVGEFAELQGVMGEIYAKLLGEKADVAAAIKEHYMPISAEGELPAGKIGAVLAIADKLDSIISFFAVDMIPSGSNDPYALRRQAYGIVRIIAARGWHLPVMGMADEFAEALAAQGLTPEFDVSHNADQVHAFFLDRLKQFFNTQDLRYDVIDAVVDTKSNDIANVLAAAETLDAHKDDDGFKEDVEALTRVLRIAKKADFKDGVPAVDPAKFQNPSETELFDLVASLNKKWGTQTLAQNFADLRAMAPAITNYFEENMIMDKDESIRSNRLALLQQLADDVYTLGNLDKLIVK